The sequence gtgtgggaagagattcaataaTCTTGCAAATATGAAGGCTCACAGGATGGTCCATTCGGATGAAAGGCCTTTCAAATGTGCTGAGTGTGACAAAAAGTTTAAGAACCGTGGAGCTAtaataaaacacatgttagttcattcaggtgacaagcctcatgaGTGTCCGGAGTGTGAGAAAAAATTCAGTACGCTTTCAAGTATGAAGGCTCACAGGATGGTCCATTCAGATGAAAGGCCTTTCAAATGTGCTGAGTGTGACAAAAAGTTTAAGgaccgtggaactataataaaacacatgttagtgcattcaggtgacaaacctcataagtgtccagagtgtaggAAGGGATTCACTTGGCCTGGAAGTATCAAgattcacatgttagtgcattcaggtgacaagcctcataagtgtccagagtgtgagaaGAGATTCACTAATCTTGCAAATATGAAGGCTCACAGGATGGTCCATTCGGATGAAAGGCCTTTCAAATGTGCTGAGTGTGACAAAAAGTTTAAGgaccgtggaactataataaaacacatgttagtgcattcaggtgataaacctcataagtgtccagagtgtgggaagagattcagttacCTTAgaagtatgaagaggcacaagtcaACACATTCAGGTGGTAagctaaacactttgagtgtgggAGCTGATGCAGAGAATGCTGAAGATACTGAGGCACTTGTACAATAACATACTTTTTAATAAAGTATACACTTTTGAAATTGAGCTTCATTATAAAAATATTATGCTATCTCGTTGTCAGTCGAATGTCCTCCAAAGGTATTTGTTacattttgtttgagaaatatgcttcaccatgaaaggtaaagatctaaagatattttattattttgttcatttattttttgagatatatacaaaagttgttacattctagtACAACCACTAGTATCCGTAgtttttcgggcaagtccctggaatatgacccccacgaagaattgtttttacaaCCAATTCAGTAcccaatttactgttgagttaaacagaggctacagttaaggatttgcgcccagtaaatcctccccggccaggatatgaacccatgacaaagcgctcgcagaaagccaggtgagtgtcttaccactacaccacggagactggttatGAATGTTAAGTACTTCTCATACACCAAGCAAGAACAAGAGAAGCTGTCAATGTAGAAAAACTCAAAATTACTGATAAGTAAAGTAATTTGCTAATATTTCTATTAGCAAAAATTCAGCAAATTTTTAATTAGTTTTTcttcaaatttatatatataatatataataataataattttatttaggtaaggtacatacataaagagattttacaaagtttgttggctttatagatagagctagtacatacaatgcctaaagccactattacgcaaagcgtttcaggcaggaaaaacattaatgactaaagcttaaaactaatgtgtaaaaagaataagatgtgttgagtacaaataaaaatagaggtaaaacagggggaaacattgttgaaaaagcagcacaaatacaattacaaattattacagaaaattacaatcaaacagcgttgatttgaaaaacaaaaaaaaacaaaaaacatacatggtttgacaacagaggggtaaggtgagttacagggaatttattaggtatagcttcgtttttaacttaaactggttgagagaggtacagtctttaacatggttgggaaggtcattccacattctgggccccttgatttgtagagcatttctggtttgattaagtcgtactctaggaatatcaaaactgtatttatttctggtgtggtgctcatgggttctgttacaaccttctatgaagcttttgagatcaggattggcattatagtttagcgttttatatatgtataatacacatgagagaatgtgcagtgacttaatgcccgaaacgctttgcgtaatagtggctttaggcattgtatgtactagctctacctataagtcaaacaatccttgtaaatatttattgtatgtatgtaccttacctaaataaaattgtattgtattaatgtctaacatattcagagatttgagtaggggtaccgagtgatgtctggggccagaattggatattgtcctaatagcagctttgtgttgagtaattagaggacgtaagtgattttgggtagtagagccccaagcacaaataccatagttgagatatggatagataagggagtaatagagagtcaccagggcagggcgtggtacataatatctgatcttagaaagaatgctcaCAGTTTTTGcaacttttttttatatgtttagaatgtgtccctggaaattcagcttgtggtcaatgagaatgccaaggaatttgccatctaatttgttacaaatttgggtattgtttattttgagatttatttgattagaggatttattgccaaacagaatatagaaagttttgtcaatgttaagggtgagtttgttggcagttagccacagatggactttattaagctcagtatttactgtggcatttagaggaaggggatcaggactggagtaaatgaaggttgtgtcgtcagcaaatagaattggtttgaggtgttgggaggcatttggaaggtcattaatgtagatgagaaagaggagagggccaagtatgctgccctggggaacaccaatgttgatgggtagggtgggagaaattgtattattcacagaaacacattggagcctgtcagtaaggtaggatttgaggtattgtagggagtgtcctctgacaccataatgatgtaatttaagaagaaggttttggtggttgacagtatcgaaagctttacgcaggtccacaaataacccaacagggaactcatttttatcaagagctgtatgaatcgagttaagcatactaataagtgcatcgttagtgctttttttaggcctgaagccatattggcaagggctaagtatattgagtttggctagatatgagtaaagctgcttatagattagtttttcaaaaatttttgacaagtttggcaggattgatataggtctgtagttaacatctgtgagatcaccacatttgtggacaggcgttactctcgctttttttagaatatctggaaaggttgggagttcaagtgacttgttgaagagcaaagcaatagcaggggctaaagatctggaggcttttttgtagattaaagttggtatctcctcaagggcaccagacttggttttaagggaaaggattatctcattgacgtcagtggaattaataggctttaggtacagagactgtggatagttacctgtaagatagtccttaatgtcagtactggaagatggaatatcattagcaagggatgaaccaatggaagagaagaacctattgaactcaatagcagaatcaatggctgaaagctgaccatcgttattagacaggagagtcggtttgttatttatagacttctttgatcccaatatttgtgaaattgttctccaagtttgtttaatgttgctctttatttgggtaaatttatcttcgtagtatttagttttggctcgtctaattatcttagatagcaataatgagtaattctttgagaattctttggagacaattcctaacctatacttcttctcaaggtcatgttttttattaatagatttaagtattccctttgtaagccagggattgttaagccttttggttgtgacttgttttgtaagcataggacagtgggtattataaaggctaagagttttttgaagaaaagattgaactgctaggttgatgtcctctatgttacctaactcggactcccagttgacattatcagtagcagttataaaattgtctatagcagcttcattgtgtagtctaaaacgtatctctcttgactcaagaggtggtttgctaatgttagttaagagaaatgtggggtaatggtctgaagtgctatcggtgattatacctgaagtaagcggagaggttatgtttgtccagatgtgatctagagtcgtggcagtgctatcagtgattctagtaggtctagtgattaagggtatgaggaagcaggaattcatacagttgaggaagctaacagcagtagggtgttctggctctcagaggtcaatattaaagtcccctgcgataattaggtggtttttgttcagtctgttatcaagtattagatttctaaggtttgagttgaattcggacacatcagtgttaggaattctataaactgcacccacagacaggacagactcggcacccttgactctgaagctggcgaagatatactccccatagcagtctctagttctaatttcttttaagcatgttagttcttggtggtagtaaagagcagtgccaccacctctctgaagttgacgacagttgtgaattgctgagtagttaggcatgttaaagagttgagtagtatcctctttcaaccatgtttcagtaagtataataaaagagaatttgttgtcaatagcttcaatcaaggcactaacatcatcgaagtgtttacctagggatctaacgttcaaattgattacagagatattgtgataatgagttactacattgtttacatcatgtgctgcaaaatatctgcaatttagatcattaaagtgattattgtcatagatagtggataagaggttaagttcagggtctatacttgactgcataaaaaaagctgattgcaggaaaaacaaggaaagaaaggcaaattacaaggtagaaataagctataaaataggggaaaaaaaaaatgtacacaatactgtgcaaaacaaacacaaaaggggcttacaggggtacaatggagtaagggagtatggctaggctaggcaacctaggtaataaatgagattaaagaaaaaacatataaacatggaccatacaaaacacaagatatagatatacaaaacaaaaatataaacaagactaagcaatacaaaaacaaattgagcaaaaatgaaaaatgaggtagattgcttacaagtactctcaggtacactgtaacaatagatagataatatatatcaatatagataagaatgtcacgatacaataagataagcagttacaggaacagatgaaaacaaatctgctgtaaaatagaaagtaattatagcaaaacacaacaatataataatataacaatacaataagagcttacaaagtattgagtctgctaaattagagaataattagggcaaaacacaacaataaatgcaagtaaacaaaagaattgaaacaattagaggtagaattaaggtcactagatagccatggaggatacacaagtttggtggagagaacaaaaaatcagtagagactgacaagatgaatatataaaaaaatttgacaaatgataattgtaaagtaaaataatcttagataataaattttattaagcttagttttaaacttataattagtatgaatttaattaaaagaacaaaaatgagatcaataattgatttcaataaatgatataggtcaatacaaataaatttaaaatataaatggaatagggtaagattagatttaagagtaaaattttacaacgaaactgaggtagatgcttgcataagtgcatggagacttgatggattattagtaaaattatatgaatgagagaacattaggtaaaaggtaaggcagagacagcaccttagacaaaggtagattaagttaggttaggctcaggcactgaaagagttattttaagtactggcattggttgggttcaggttttcagatataccacaatcacttaagaaggccaggagttgttggtcacattttatttcatatctttttcctgtaatttccttcttcgcaaaaatcgtaccattcctagtgtagcactgcttgataagaccaggtttttgtttgcgaatttggcgcagcctgtagaggagggatccacgctgctttgtaagacactcatttatatagaggttggttttttgcttagcagctgattgtatgaggtcaaacttcgcagagggatttgcaagtttgatgagcattctcttaCTGGTACGGGGATTGTACCAGTAAGTACATATATAATAATGTGCTTTCTATTTATGTTCTCTTTAGTAATTTAAttcaaatgtaatatatataatctttgtaacaaagttagggacatttttgttgtaatattatttagcattggagctGTTGTAGACAGTTACGAGAattgattcaaagaagcaaaaggcaacttgAAAAGCACACGGagaaccatctctaacatcctaggagctaaacaacattcacataaccagataaaaatctcgaaggatggttatacacctgcaacagatcttgaaacagcaactgaatttaatagcttcttttcatcgattgatgCTAACCTTTCCCAAAAAATCCCACATACCAAGACacatgtagcgagtagattatcccaataatatactcgctccaaacgcatTAGCCTAATGACAGAAGGAAAGCTCTTCTTGGTACTAAttatggaactcaaacctttACCAACTTCCACAtactattcctgtcaacctttggagaatggtgaggtgttgcccgagcataataGCAGCAGAGTGGCGAATAATAACTAGTcttctttcaagtgtggtctagaacagacacttgcgagatactgtaccgacgctcagtgcgctcaactcacaccaacgtatcacctgcgtacttctgtatattcgaccaaatatatatattatcttagtgtttgtgtttattgtcaccatactttacgtaacaatagaaccgttacattggtgacccagtgagtgaaaagaaCACCTAGTCGCAAACTAGATtttcgtcatggatttatctaccaggtttccagcatataACGCAGATgaaccagaattttggttcatgcagatggaggctattttcgaccttcacgaaattacgactgagaaagcccgatatgcctgtaccctgccaacactttcctcggaggctatgcacactaTGCCTCTGCTGTCATCACCGCACCATCACCAGACGccaggacgtacactgcatttaaggccgctcttctacaggcagcgATGAAAtgccgcattcaacaaagggaccaacttctcactgacaaaagattagcagacaaaacactagcccagCTTCTGTGGCATATTCTGTATGTAATGCATACTTCAACTGGTCCAGCCCCCAGCAAGATTGTGAAATCACTCTGAATACAactgtccaaaacacattcaaccagccctattcagtatggctgacgacaccccattagctCAGCTGGCTACACTTGCAGACCGGCTTCATAAGACGCCTGATAACGTTACACTATACGACCCTAGTGttacacagcagactacagacacaCAACAACTCGCCGTCCTTCAGAACCGGCGTTTCTTCCGCCCAGGGAGGATgtaccatgcgaatccagtatcagtctctaAGGGACAGCGAGAACACCGGGgagagctttgttcttaccaccagaggttcggacaccaagcccgcaactgtagggctccttgttcctggtcgggaaactacttcggcggtGACTGTTAATGGCCAGTGATCCCaccatttcaaacactacactgctctacatatctgacatCATAACCAAATGCCATTTCCTCATTGACACAGGTGCAGagctagtgtgttgcctcccccactggtcaaaccaacccgtactcctggtttggacttacgtgccgccaatggtacgtccatccgtacatatgggacccgcgTCCAGGTTCTTGATTAcgcctctctgggtcgctttatgtggactttcctcatagcggatgtggaacaacccattcttggatgggatttcctgcaacaccatcgacttattgtggatcctgcaggtgcagtacttcgagcctctcctagtaTCTCTACACAGGTTAACAgcgtcaccccagtcgcatctacggaacttcaagcactcctggatgaattcaaagatgtgacccaacccgccagccctcgacctGAAGTGCAACATAtgattacgcatcacattactacaacaggagcacctaccttcgccagaccacgccgcctggcaccaGAATGATTGGTGGTTGCACGTGCTGAGTTCAACAAGCTACAGGAGGCAGGAATAATCCacccttcgaacagtccatgggcttcacctctccatatgatcccgaaaacagccccaggggaatggcgcccttgcggggactacagggctctcaacaTTTGTACTCTGCCGGATtgctacccaataccacacatccaggatttctcacagggattgagtAACGCAACCGTTTTTTTGAAAATTaaccttgtgcgggcatttcaccagatccctgtaGAACCGACagacattccgaacacagcgatcacaacaccttttggactgtttgaattcatccggatgccttttggtctacggaatgcagcccagacattccaacgcttcatcgaccaagtagttaaggaccttcctttttgctatgcctacattgacgatctgctggtggccagtacatcaccaacagaacatctgctacacctctGACTCCTcctcacccgtctgcgcaacttcggcttgcagctcaactccgagaagtgtattttccatgttccagagctggatttcttgggacaccatgtgtcagcagcaggggtccaaccactagagaagaaaatcgaggcaattAAGGAATTCCCACGCCCATCCACTtcaaagaagttgcaagaatttcttggtgtggtgaatttttatcatcgattcatcccacattgttcggacatcttgcgacacttgTACGACTTCTTATGTGGTCAAAAACACACGTCCTGTCTtcgttggagtggactcccctggtagagacagcattcaccaacataaaacacaagctggcggaattcaccttacTCGCACACCCTGTGTCTGACACTCCCACCAATCTCTCTACCGACACTCCAAACACAGctattggtgctgtactacaacagctcattgaaggagaatggcgctCAATTGTATTctttcagcgcgcctgtcacccactgaagagaagtacagcacttttgatagggaactgctcgccatctatGCAGTCATACAACATTTCTGGCACTTCCTCGAGGGGCGGAAtttccacatcctcacagaccccaAATCCCTCACGTATGCTttggcggccaagggtgatggtcactctcctcgagtagccaaccacctgggatttatctcccaatttacctcggatatccaCCATGTCAAAGGAACTGACAATATCAAAGCCGATGCTCTGTCTCGACCCACCGTAAACCACGTCATGAAAAACacagctcaggtggactattgtgtaatcagcAAAGCacaacgggaagaccctgatctgcagtGATTTCGAACATCTGAtacagctctccggttcatcgagattcccatggaaaGTGGTGGTagtataatctgtgacacctcaaggacaggagcacttaggccctacattccaGCACAGTTTCACTGGAAAACGATCTCAGcatttcactccctagcacacccaggtgtacgtgcttcccagaaattactaacggagcgtgtcgtatggccaggaatcaatgccgatgttcgacgatggactcgctcatgtctccagtgccagtGAGCGAGAACACATAGACACACAAAGAGCCCGCTTCAACAGTTCCCGTTAtcttctgaccgtttcgaggtggtgcatgtagacgTCGTTGGACCgttaccgtcggcaagaggatattcttatctactcacctgcatcgatcgattctccagatggccagaagcaatcccattaatcaacatctcagctgagtcagtggtccaggctttcctctctggatgggtcgcccgttttggcaaCCCCTCTGTCCTCATCACtgaccaaggacgacagttcgaatcatatctat is a genomic window of Procambarus clarkii isolate CNS0578487 chromosome 8, FALCON_Pclarkii_2.0, whole genome shotgun sequence containing:
- the LOC123759880 gene encoding zinc finger protein 85-like, with amino-acid sequence MKTHMLVHSADKLHKCPECGKRFSRLENMKTHMLLHSGDKPHKCPECGKGFSQLGNMKTHMLVHSDDKPRVCPVCVKRFKRLQDVKIHMLVHSGDKPHKCPECGKRFNVHKNMKRHMLLHSADKPHKCPECGKRFNNLANMKAHRMVHSDERPFKCAECDKKFKNRGAIIKHMLVHSGDKPHECPECEKKFSTLSSMKAHRMVHSDERPFKCAECDKKFKDRGTIIKHMLVHSGDKPHKCPECRKGFTWPGSIKIHMLVHSGDKPHKCPECEKRFTNLANMKAHRMVHSDERPFKCAECDKKFKDRGTIIKHMLVHSGDKPHKCPECGKRFSYLRSMKRHKSTHSGGKLNTLSVGADAENAEDTEALVQ
- the LOC138360518 gene encoding uncharacterized protein gives rise to the protein MTKRSQKARCRASVLPPPLVKPTRTPGLDLRAANGTSIRTYGTRVQVLDYASLGRFMWTFLIADVEQPILGWDFLQHHRLIVDPAGAVLRASPSISTQVNSVTPVASTELQALLDEFKDVTQPASPRPEVQHMITHHITTTGAPTFARPRRLAPE